The following nucleotide sequence is from Pseudonocardia abyssalis.
CAGCACGACGACCCCGGCCCCCGTGACGAGCGCGGCCGCCGGCGGGGTGAGCCCACGGATCAGCAGATCCTGGGTGGCGTCGGTGTCACCGACCAGCCGCGTCACCAGGTCACCCGAGCGGAACCGGCGCACCGGCTCGGTGCGCGCGAGCCGCTCGTAGACCCGCACCCGCACGTCGGACAGGGTCCGCAGCGCGGCGTCGTGGGTGACCAGCCGCTCGAGGTACCGGGCCACCCCGCGCGTGACGCCGAGGGCCCGCGTCGCGACGACTGCGACACCGAGCGCAGTGATCGGCGGGTGCGCGGCGGCGGTGGCGATCAGCCAGGCCGCGGTGGCGAGCAGGGCCACCGCCGACGCGGTGGCCACGGCGCCGGCGAGCACCCCGAGCGCGAACCGGGCGCCCCGCGGCCGGGCGAGGGAGACCATCCGCAGCAGCGGGTCGCGAGCCGGTCCGGGTGATCGTTCCGAGCTGCGGCTCGATGCGACCGGCCCGACCGGGAGCCCCGTCTCGCGGCGATCACCGTCGGGGTGACCGTTCCGAGGTGCGGCTCGAGGCGGTCCGCTCGATCGGGAGGCCCGTTTCGGAACGATCATCGGACCGGCTCCGGCACGGGGGCGCCGGGGACCGCGTCCGGGACCCCGGCGCCCGGAGCTGCGGTGTCCGGAGCTGCGGTGTCCGGGTGTGCGGCGGGGTTCGCGGCGGTGGGATCGGCGGTGGGGTCGGCGGCGGCCGGGTCGAGCCGGACGACCGCGTCGGCGAGCTCGGCCCACCCGTCGTCGTGGGCGACGATCACGGCGGTCGTGCCGTGCACCAGGTCCGCCACCGCCGTGCGGATGCCTGCGGCGGCCTCCGCGTCGAGGTGCGCGGTCGGCTCGTCGAGCAGCACGATCGGGGCCCGGCGCAGGAACGCCCGGGCCAGCGCCACCCGCTGACGCTGCCCCGACGACAGCCGCGTGCCGCGCTCGCCGAGGCGCGTGTCGTAGCCCTCGGGCAGGTCCGCGACGACGTCGGCGAGCCCGGCCCGCTCGGCGGCCCGCGCGACCTCGACGAGGGGCGCGGTGGGGGAGCCGAGGCGGATGTTGTCGGCGAGCGAGGCGTCGAACAGGTGCGGCCGCTGCGGCACCCAGGCGACCAGGCGGCGCCACTGCTGCGTCGACAGGTCGGCGAGGTCGCGGCCGTCGACGGTGATGCGCCCGGAGTCCGGCGACGCGAACCGCAGCAGCAGCGCGAGCAGCGTCGACTTGCCGGCCCCGCTGCGCCCGGTCACGAGGGTCGTGGTGCCCGCGACCAGCTCCAGGTCCAGGCCGTGCAGGGCGGGGACGTCGCCGTAGGACAGCGCGACGTCGTCGAACCGGACGACCCGCGGGACGGCGATCGGGGGACCGGTCACCTCGGCCGGCACCGGCCGCTCCAGCACCTCGAACACCCGCTCCGCCGCCGCGACCCCCTCGGTCGACGCGTGGAACCGCGCCCCCACCTCGCGCAGCGGCAGGTACGCCTCCGGCGCGAGGATCAGCACGAGCAACGCGGTCTCCAGGTCGAGGTGGCCGTAGAGCAGCCGCAGCCCGACCTCGACGGCGACCAGCGCCACCGCGAGCGTGGCCAGCACCTCCAGCACGAACGCCGAGAGGAACGCGATCCGCAGCGTGCCCAGCGTCGCGTCGCGGTGGGCGTCGGTCGCCGCGCGGATCTGTGTGGCGGCGGCCCGGGAACGGCGGAACAGCGCGAGCGTCGGCAGCCCCTCGACGACGTCGAGGAAGTGCCCGGCGAGGCGTTCGAGCAGCCGCCACTGCCGCTGCGTCCGGGCCCGGGTGTGCCAGCCGACGAGCGCCATGAACAGGGGGATCAGGGGGAGTGTCAGCCCGATCACCAGAGCCGAGATCCAGTCGGCGCGCGCGACGACCACCAGCACAGCGGCCGGGACCAGCACGGCGAGCACGAGCTGGGGGAGGAAGCGGGCGACGTAGTCGTCGAGGGCGTCGAGGCCGCGGGTGGCCAGCGTGACGACCTCGCCCGCGCCGTGGGGGTCGTGCACGACGTGGCGGACCAGCCGACGGCGCAGGGCCGACTTGATGGTGGCCGCGCTGCGCAGGGCGAGCGTCTCGCCGCCGTACGCGATGCCGGCCCGGGCCAGGGCGAACGCGGCGAGCGCCCCCACCGCGACGGCGAGGTCGCCGGTCGCGATCGTCCGCGCGAGCAGCCACGCCTGGACCAGGACGAGCCCGGTCGTGGCGACGCCCAGGACCACCACGACGACGAGGTGCACCCGCACCGCCGCGACACTGCGCACCAGGCGGGGATCAAGCGGCGTCAACGTGCACCCGCCTGCGGAACACCCAGTAGCTCCACGCCTGGTAGCCGATCACCAGCGGCAGGAACACCGCGCCGACGACGCTGAGGATCCCGAGCGTGTACGGCGCCGACGACGCGTTCGCCACGGTCAGCCCGAACGCGGGGTCGATGAGCGACGGCAGCAGGGCCGGGTACAGGCCGCCGAACACCATCACCGACACCGCGACGATCGATGCCGCGGTCGCCGCGAACGCCCATCCCTCGCGCCGCTGCGCCGCGCACCCGACGGCCGTGAGCAGCAGCGCGACCGCGGCGACCGCGGCGGGGACCCCGGTGCCCCGGTCGTGCGCCGTCCAGGCCAGGAACCCGCCGACCACCGGCACCGCGACGAGTGCGGCCCGCCGCGCCGCCGCCCGCGCCCGGTGCCGCACCGGTCCGTCGGTCTTCAGACCCAGGAACAGGGCGCCGTGCAGGACGAACAGCGCGGTGGTCGCCAGAGCGCCGAGCAGGGCGTAGGGGGAGAGGAGGTCGAGCAGCGACGAGCGCACCACCCCGTCGGCACCGATCTCGACGCCGCGCAGCAGGTTGGCGAACACCAGCCCCCAGCCGAACGCGGGCACCAGGCTGCCGCCGACGATCGCGGCGTCCCAGCGCCGCCGCCACACCGCCGAGTCGATCTTGCCGCGGTACTCGAACGCGACGCCGCGGAACACCAGCGCCACCACGATCAGCAGCACCGGCACGTAGAAGCCGCTCAGCGTCGCGGCGTACCAGGCGGGGAACGCGGCGAACATCGCGCCGATCGCGGTGATCAGCCACACCTCGTTGCCGTCCCACACCGGTCCGATCGCGTTGATCATCGTGCGGCGCCCCGACTCGTCGCGCCCGACGGAGGGCAGCAGCATCCCGACGCCGAAGTCGAAGCCCTCCAGCACCAGGTAGCCGGTCCAGAGCAGGGCGATGGCGAGGAACCAGATCGTCGGGAGGTCCATGACCGGCTCCTAGTAGGTGAAGGCCGGGACGCGGGCGCCCGGTTCGACGGTCGGGGTGACGTGCGCGGGCCCGGCCTGCACGTAGCGCCAGAGCAACCGCACCTCGACGACGGCCAGCGCGCCGTAGAGCAGCGTGAACGTCGTCAGCGAGAACGCGACCTCGCCGAGCGAGACGCCGGGTGACACGCTCGCCGCCGTCAGCAGCTCGCCCGTCACCGTCCAGGGCTGGCGGCCGATCTCGGTGAGCACCCAGCCCGCGATGTTGGCGGCGAGCGCGGCGGGCAGCGCGAGCATCGCGACGCCGTACGTCCAGCCCCGCTCGGGCAGCCGGCCGCGACGCGTGATCCACAGCCCCAGGACCCCGACGCCGATCGCGGCCCCGCCCAGGCCCATCATCAGCCGGAACGCCCAGTAGAGGACGGGCACGTTCGGCACGTAGTCACCGGGCCCGAACTGCGCCTCGAACCGCTCCTGCAGCTCGACGATGCCCTCGACCTCGCCGGTGAACTCGCCCGTCGCCAGGAACGACAGCACGTACGGGACCTGCACGTTCACCACGTTGCGTGAGCCCTCGACGTCACCGACGGCGAACAGCGAGAACCCGGTCGGGGCCTCGGTGCGCCACAGCGCCTCGGCCGCGGCGAGCTTCATCGGCTCGTCCTGCGCCATGAGCTTGGCCTGGTGGTCGCCCGAGGCCGCCACGACGATCCCGGCGACGACGGTGGTGAGCAGCCCGGCGCGCAGGGCCTTCCGGAACATCTCGTGGTCGGCGTCGCGGTGCCTCCAGAGCCGGTACGCGCTCACGGCGACCACGAACAGGCCCGCGACGACGAACGACGCCCCCAGCACGTGCGTGTAGGTCGACCACGCCTGCGGGTTGGTCAGCACCGCACCGATGTCGGTGAGCTGCGCGCGGCCCGTCGCCTCGTTCACCTCGAAGCCGACCGGGTGCCGCATCCAGGCGTTCGCGGCGAGGATGAAGTACGCCGAGAGGTTCGACCCGATCGCCGCGGCCCAGATCGTCGCCAGGTGGACGCGCTTCGGCAGCTTGTCCCAGCCGAAGATCCACAGTCCGATGAACGTCGACTCCAGGAAGAACGCGAGCAGTGCCTCCAGGGCGAGCGGGGCGCCGAAGACGTCGCCGACGAACGTCGAGTAGGTGCTCCAGTTCATCCCGAACTGGAACTCCTGGACGATCCCGGTGACCACGCCCATCGCGAAGTTGATCAGGAACAGCTTTCCGAAGAACCGCGTCGCGCGCAGGTACTCGGTCTTCCCGGTGCGGTGCCACGCGGTCTGCAGGGCGGCGACGACGACCGAGAGCCCGATCGTCAGCGGCACGAACAGGAAGTGGTAGATCGTCGTGATCCCGAACTGCCACCGGGCCAGGTCCAGGGCGTCCACGGGCTGCCTCCAGGCTCGAACTTCTACGTCCTGTAGTAGTTCTACACCCTGTAGAAGTCGAGGCTCGCCGTTAGTGTCCCGGGACATGCGCATCGGGGCGTTCCTGTTGGCCGCCGGGTTCCCGGGACGCACGCACGCCGACGTGCTCGACTCCTGCGTCGCCACCGCCGTCGCCGCGGAGGAGGCCGGGTTCGACGACGTGTGGGTCGCCGAGCACCACTTCATGAGCTACGGCCTGGTGCCGTCGGCGATCACGATGGCGGGTTACCTGCTCGGCGCGACCAGCCGGATCGCGGTGGGCACGGCCGTCAGCGTCCTGTCCACGACCCATCCGGTGGCGCTCGCGGAGCAGGCGCTGCTGCTCGACCAGGTCTCCCGCGGCCGGTTCCGGCTCGGGGTCGGGCGCGGCGGGCCGTGGGTCGACCTGGAGGTGTTCGGGACCGGGACCGACCGGGTCGGCGACGGCTTCGCCGAGTCCCTCGACCTCCTGCTGCGCGCCCTGCGCGGCGGCCCGGTCGCGGCGGCGGGGGAGCGGTTCGCGTTCCGGGAGGTCGACGTGGTCCCTGCACCGCACACCGCCCCGCACCCGCCGGTCGTGCTCGCGGTGACCTCGCCGCAGGGCCGCGCACTCGCCGCGGCCCACGGCCTGCCGATGCTGCTGGGGATGCACGCCGACGACGTGGAGAAGGCGGCGTTCGTCCGCGGGTACCCGGCCGCCGTCCCCGACGGCCGCGTACCCGGTGCGGCCGGGACCGGGTGCGGTATCGGCGCACGCGGGCACGTGTCGGTCGCCGTCGCGCACGTCGAGGACACGACGGCGGGGGCGCAGGCCGTCCTGCGGGAGGCACTGCCGCGCTGGCTCGGCCCCGGCCTGGCCGGCCACCGCCGCGTCGACGACGCGCCGCACCGCCCCCGCGACCCCGTCGCCTACACCGACCTGCTCTGCCGCCTGCACGCCGTCGGCACCCCCGACGACGCCGTCGCCCGCCTCGCGGGCAGCGCCGCCCGCACCGGGATCGACCACGTCCTGCTGATGGTGGAGGGCAGCGGCGACCGCGGGCGGGTGCTGGAGAACGTCCGCCGGCTCGGGGCGGAGGTGCTGCCCCGGCTGCGGCGCGTCAGACCGGCAGGGTGATCAGGTCCGTCCCGCCCTCGTCGCGGATCGCGACGGCGAGCACGTCGTCGGGATCGATGATCGTCGACCCCTGCACCGTCCCGCCCTCGACCTCCCACGCGGGGGAGACCAGCCAGCTCCCCGCGACGTTCTCGGTGCCGTCGCGGCCGACCACGATGATCGTGCAGCGCTTCCCGGCCGCGATCCCGCGCACCGTCGTCGCCACCCGCACCCAGCCCGCGGCCGGCGTGACCGTGGCGGACATGACGATCGGGCCCGCGGTGCCCTCGACGGTGCGGGAGTCGGCGGAGACGGTCGTCGAGGGGGCGAGCGTCCGACCCGCCACGGCACCCCCGCCGACCAGCGCCACCGCGACGGCGACGGCGACGGCCACCAGCGCCAGCCGGGTGCGGCGCCGGGACCCGCCGCCCTCGGTGCGGACCGCGCGGACGGTGCGGCGCAGCAGCAGTTCGGAGTCGGGCGGGCCGTCGAGGAACATCTCCGGCGGCACCTCGCGCAGCGCGAGTGCGGTGTCGCGCAACGACTCCCACTCGTTGCGGCAGTCTGCGCACGTCGCGAGGTGGGCCTCCAGGGCGCGGGCCTCGTCGGCGTCGAGCAGGCCGAGGGCGTGGGCGCCGAGGTCGCCGCGGTCGTGGAGGGTCATCGGGTCGCCTCCATGGCCGAGCGCAGGGAGCGCAGTGCGTAGAACGACCGCGACTTGACCGTGCCCTTGGCGACGCCGAGCGCGGTCGCGGCCTCGTCGAGGTTGCGGCCGTGCAGGTACACCTGCTCGAGGACGGCGCGGTGCTCGTCGGACAGGGACCCGAGCGCCGCGTGCACGGTGACCGACGCGCTCACCGCGTCGGCGTGGTCGCGCGAGACCGGCGGCCGCTCGGGTTCCTCGGCCACCTCGCGCGGGCGGGCGTCGCGGGCCCGGACCCGGTCGATCACGATGTTGCGCACCACCGTGAGCAGCCAGCCCCGCACCGACCCGCGGCCGTTGGTGAGCACGTCGGGATGGCGCCAGGCCCGGATGAGGGCCTCCTGCACCACGTCCTCGGCCGCCGCGCGGTCGTCGAGCAGTCGTGTCGCGTACACCAGCATCGCCCGTCCGTGTTCGGAGTAGACGGCGTGGACCAACGCCTCGTCCGCCCTGTCTCGACGGTCACCACCGGTGCGGTCCACGGGCGGGGACCCTACTCAACGTCCGACCGCCTCATCCCCACACGGAGCGCGACCGGGGACGGTTCAGCTGAACCGCCGCCGTCACTCGTCCGTGTAGCGGTCATGACCCGCACCGCTCCCCTCCTCACGCTGCTGGCCGTCGCGGCCCTCGGCGGTGGCCTGTTCGCCACGAACCACCTGAGTACCCCGGCCGATCCGCCGGTGGTCGAGGCGGTGCCCGTCGCCGACAGCGCGCCCGCCCCGCAGACCGGCACGGTCCCCGCCCCCGGGGTGGCGGGCTCCGTCCCGGCGCCCGCCGCCGCACCCGCGCCCGCCGCCGAACCGGGACCCGCGGGGGCCCCGCCGGCCGCCGAGGTCGCCTACGCCGGCCGGACCGAGGGC
It contains:
- the cydD gene encoding thiol reductant ABC exporter subunit CydD, which translates into the protein MRSVAAVRVHLVVVVVLGVATTGLVLVQAWLLARTIATGDLAVAVGALAAFALARAGIAYGGETLALRSAATIKSALRRRLVRHVVHDPHGAGEVVTLATRGLDALDDYVARFLPQLVLAVLVPAAVLVVVARADWISALVIGLTLPLIPLFMALVGWHTRARTQRQWRLLERLAGHFLDVVEGLPTLALFRRSRAAATQIRAATDAHRDATLGTLRIAFLSAFVLEVLATLAVALVAVEVGLRLLYGHLDLETALLVLILAPEAYLPLREVGARFHASTEGVAAAERVFEVLERPVPAEVTGPPIAVPRVVRFDDVALSYGDVPALHGLDLELVAGTTTLVTGRSGAGKSTLLALLLRFASPDSGRITVDGRDLADLSTQQWRRLVAWVPQRPHLFDASLADNIRLGSPTAPLVEVARAAERAGLADVVADLPEGYDTRLGERGTRLSSGQRQRVALARAFLRRAPIVLLDEPTAHLDAEAAAGIRTAVADLVHGTTAVIVAHDDGWAELADAVVRLDPAAADPTADPTAANPAAHPDTAAPDTAAPGAGVPDAVPGAPVPEPVR
- a CDS encoding LLM class flavin-dependent oxidoreductase, with amino-acid sequence MRIGAFLLAAGFPGRTHADVLDSCVATAVAAEEAGFDDVWVAEHHFMSYGLVPSAITMAGYLLGATSRIAVGTAVSVLSTTHPVALAEQALLLDQVSRGRFRLGVGRGGPWVDLEVFGTGTDRVGDGFAESLDLLLRALRGGPVAAAGERFAFREVDVVPAPHTAPHPPVVLAVTSPQGRALAAAHGLPMLLGMHADDVEKAAFVRGYPAAVPDGRVPGAAGTGCGIGARGHVSVAVAHVEDTTAGAQAVLREALPRWLGPGLAGHRRVDDAPHRPRDPVAYTDLLCRLHAVGTPDDAVARLAGSAARTGIDHVLLMVEGSGDRGRVLENVRRLGAEVLPRLRRVRPAG
- the cydB gene encoding cytochrome d ubiquinol oxidase subunit II, yielding MDLPTIWFLAIALLWTGYLVLEGFDFGVGMLLPSVGRDESGRRTMINAIGPVWDGNEVWLITAIGAMFAAFPAWYAATLSGFYVPVLLIVVALVFRGVAFEYRGKIDSAVWRRRWDAAIVGGSLVPAFGWGLVFANLLRGVEIGADGVVRSSLLDLLSPYALLGALATTALFVLHGALFLGLKTDGPVRHRARAAARRAALVAVPVVGGFLAWTAHDRGTGVPAAVAAVALLLTAVGCAAQRREGWAFAATAASIVAVSVMVFGGLYPALLPSLIDPAFGLTVANASSAPYTLGILSVVGAVFLPLVIGYQAWSYWVFRRRVHVDAA
- a CDS encoding sigma-70 family RNA polymerase sigma factor → MDRTGGDRRDRADEALVHAVYSEHGRAMLVYATRLLDDRAAAEDVVQEALIRAWRHPDVLTNGRGSVRGWLLTVVRNIVIDRVRARDARPREVAEEPERPPVSRDHADAVSASVTVHAALGSLSDEHRAVLEQVYLHGRNLDEAATALGVAKGTVKSRSFYALRSLRSAMEATR
- a CDS encoding cytochrome ubiquinol oxidase subunit I, which gives rise to MDALDLARWQFGITTIYHFLFVPLTIGLSVVVAALQTAWHRTGKTEYLRATRFFGKLFLINFAMGVVTGIVQEFQFGMNWSTYSTFVGDVFGAPLALEALLAFFLESTFIGLWIFGWDKLPKRVHLATIWAAAIGSNLSAYFILAANAWMRHPVGFEVNEATGRAQLTDIGAVLTNPQAWSTYTHVLGASFVVAGLFVVAVSAYRLWRHRDADHEMFRKALRAGLLTTVVAGIVVAASGDHQAKLMAQDEPMKLAAAEALWRTEAPTGFSLFAVGDVEGSRNVVNVQVPYVLSFLATGEFTGEVEGIVELQERFEAQFGPGDYVPNVPVLYWAFRLMMGLGGAAIGVGVLGLWITRRGRLPERGWTYGVAMLALPAALAANIAGWVLTEIGRQPWTVTGELLTAASVSPGVSLGEVAFSLTTFTLLYGALAVVEVRLLWRYVQAGPAHVTPTVEPGARVPAFTY
- a CDS encoding anti-sigma factor family protein, with product MTLHDRGDLGAHALGLLDADEARALEAHLATCADCRNEWESLRDTALALREVPPEMFLDGPPDSELLLRRTVRAVRTEGGGSRRRTRLALVAVAVAVAVALVGGGAVAGRTLAPSTTVSADSRTVEGTAGPIVMSATVTPAAGWVRVATTVRGIAAGKRCTIIVVGRDGTENVAGSWLVSPAWEVEGGTVQGSTIIDPDDVLAVAIRDEGGTDLITLPV